One part of the Eptesicus fuscus isolate TK198812 chromosome 2, DD_ASM_mEF_20220401, whole genome shotgun sequence genome encodes these proteins:
- the GRK4 gene encoding G protein-coupled receptor kinase 4 isoform X2, protein MELENLVANSLLLKARLEKDYSSLCDKQPIGRLLFRQFCDTQDSPKRCIEFLDAVAEYEVALDEDRRERGQLVLDTFFINETAAAPLPRISARVVRACRLRLKEIPSKELFKECVRVVHRFLSGKPFEEYQESPYFSRFLQWKWLERRPVTKKTFRHYRVLGKGGFGEVYACQVRATGKMYACKKLEKKRIKRRNGEAMALNEKRLLEKVQSRFIVSLCYSYETKDSLCLVLTLMNGGDLKFHIYNLGSPGFDEPRAVFYAAELCCGLEDLQRERIVYRDLKPENILLDDRGHIRISDLGLALEVPEGETVRGRVGTVGYMAPEVINNEPYAYGPDWWGLGCLLYEMIQGHSPFRRFKEKVKREEVERRVKEDTEEYSPRFSEDTESICRMLLTKNPQQRLGCMGDGAAGVRKHPVFKSVNFKRLEVHMLEPPFCPDPHAVYCKDVMDIDQFSTVRGIYLDAADTTFYSQFVTGSVSIPWQNEMIESECFKDINESENEETWDLRLEDKSCHLGPARPRRAGFFHRLFSRGGCLN, encoded by the exons ATGGAGCTGGAGAACCTCGTGGCGAACTCGCTGCTGCTGAAGGCGCGCCTCG AAAAGGATTATAGCAGTCTCTGTGACAAGCAGCCAATAGGAAGACTGCTCTTCCGGCAATTCTGCGACACCCAGGACAGCCCGAAGCGGTGCATTGAGTTCCTGGATGCGGTG GCAGAATATGAAGTCGCCCTGGACGAGGACCGAAGAGAGCGTGGACAGTTAGTCTTAGACACGTTCTTCATCAATGAG ACCGCGGCCGCCCCTTTGCCCCGGATTTCTGCCCGCGTggtgagagcgtgcaggctgcGGCTGAAGGAGATCCCCTCCAAAGAGCTGTTCAAGGAATGTGTCAG AGTTGTCCATCGCTTTTTAAGTGGAAAACCATTTGAAGAATACCAAGAAAGCCCATATTTTTCTCGATTTTTACAGTGGAAATGGCTGGAAAG GCGGCCAGtaacaaagaaaacatttagaCATTACAGAGTTCTAGGAAAAGGTGGATTTGGAGAG GTTTATGCCTGTCAAGTGAGAGCTACGGGGAAAATGTATGCCTGCAAAAagctagaaaagaaaagaataaaaaggaggaaTGGGGAAGCCATGGCCCTGAATGAGAAAAGACTCCTAGAAAAAGTGCAAAGTAGATTTATA GTGAGCTTATGCTACTCGTACGAAACCAAAGACTCCCTGTGCTTGGTGCTCACCCTCATGAACGGAGGGGACTTGAAGTTCCACATCTACAACCTGGGCAGCCCCGGCTTCGACGAGCCGAGAGCGGTGTTCTACGCGGCGGAGCTGTGCTGCGGCCTGGAGGACCTGCAGAGGGAACGGATCGTGTACAG AGACCTAAAGCCCGAGAACATCCTCCTGGACGACCGTG GACATATCCGGATTTCAGATCTTGGCTTAGCCCTGGAGGTCCCAGAAGGGGAGACAGTTCGCGGACGAGTTGGAACAGTCGGCTACATGG CTCCTGAGGTTATCAATAATGAACCCTACGCCTACGGCCCGGACTGGTGGGGGCTCGGCTGCCTGCTCTATGAGATGATTCAGGGACACTCTCCCTTCAGAAGATTCAAAGAGAAAGTCAAGCGGGAGGAGGTGGAGCGGCGCGTGAAGGAGGACACGGAGGAGTACTCCCCGCGGTTCTCGGAGGACACCGAGTCCATCTGCAGGATG TTACTCACCAAGAACCCCCAACAGCGCCTGGGCTGCATGGGTGACGGAGCCGCTGGCGTGCGAAAGCACCCCGTGTTCAAGAGCGTTAACTTCAAGAGGCTGGAAGTACACATGTTAGAGCCCCCGTTCTGCCCCGAC CCGCATGCGGTTTATTGTAAGGACGTCATGGACATCGACCAGTTCTCCACGGTGAGAGGCATCTACCTGGACGCCGCCGACACCACCTTCTACAGCCAGTTTGTCACGGGCTCTGTCTCCATCCCCTGGCAGAATGAG ATGATCGAGTCGGAATGTTTCAAGGACATCAACGAAAGTGAAAACGAGGAAACTTGGGACTTGCGTCTAGAAGACAAAAGCTGCCACCTGGGGCCAGCCCGCCCGCGGAGGGCAGGCTTCTTCCACAGGCTCTTCAGCAGAGGG GGCTGCCTGAATTAA
- the GRK4 gene encoding G protein-coupled receptor kinase 4 isoform X1, whose product MELENLVANSLLLKARLGGYGKKSGRSKKWREMLKLPPVSQCIELRHSIEKDYSSLCDKQPIGRLLFRQFCDTQDSPKRCIEFLDAVAEYEVALDEDRRERGQLVLDTFFINETAAAPLPRISARVVRACRLRLKEIPSKELFKECVRVVHRFLSGKPFEEYQESPYFSRFLQWKWLERRPVTKKTFRHYRVLGKGGFGEVYACQVRATGKMYACKKLEKKRIKRRNGEAMALNEKRLLEKVQSRFIVSLCYSYETKDSLCLVLTLMNGGDLKFHIYNLGSPGFDEPRAVFYAAELCCGLEDLQRERIVYRDLKPENILLDDRGHIRISDLGLALEVPEGETVRGRVGTVGYMAPEVINNEPYAYGPDWWGLGCLLYEMIQGHSPFRRFKEKVKREEVERRVKEDTEEYSPRFSEDTESICRMLLTKNPQQRLGCMGDGAAGVRKHPVFKSVNFKRLEVHMLEPPFCPDPHAVYCKDVMDIDQFSTVRGIYLDAADTTFYSQFVTGSVSIPWQNEMIESECFKDINESENEETWDLRLEDKSCHLGPARPRRAGFFHRLFSRGGCLN is encoded by the exons ATGGAGCTGGAGAACCTCGTGGCGAACTCGCTGCTGCTGAAGGCGCGCCTCG GAGGATATGGCAAAAAAAGTGGTCGTAGTAAAAAATGGAGGGAGATGCTGAAGCTACCCCCTGTTAGCCAGTGCATCGAGCTTAGACATTCCATTG AAAAGGATTATAGCAGTCTCTGTGACAAGCAGCCAATAGGAAGACTGCTCTTCCGGCAATTCTGCGACACCCAGGACAGCCCGAAGCGGTGCATTGAGTTCCTGGATGCGGTG GCAGAATATGAAGTCGCCCTGGACGAGGACCGAAGAGAGCGTGGACAGTTAGTCTTAGACACGTTCTTCATCAATGAG ACCGCGGCCGCCCCTTTGCCCCGGATTTCTGCCCGCGTggtgagagcgtgcaggctgcGGCTGAAGGAGATCCCCTCCAAAGAGCTGTTCAAGGAATGTGTCAG AGTTGTCCATCGCTTTTTAAGTGGAAAACCATTTGAAGAATACCAAGAAAGCCCATATTTTTCTCGATTTTTACAGTGGAAATGGCTGGAAAG GCGGCCAGtaacaaagaaaacatttagaCATTACAGAGTTCTAGGAAAAGGTGGATTTGGAGAG GTTTATGCCTGTCAAGTGAGAGCTACGGGGAAAATGTATGCCTGCAAAAagctagaaaagaaaagaataaaaaggaggaaTGGGGAAGCCATGGCCCTGAATGAGAAAAGACTCCTAGAAAAAGTGCAAAGTAGATTTATA GTGAGCTTATGCTACTCGTACGAAACCAAAGACTCCCTGTGCTTGGTGCTCACCCTCATGAACGGAGGGGACTTGAAGTTCCACATCTACAACCTGGGCAGCCCCGGCTTCGACGAGCCGAGAGCGGTGTTCTACGCGGCGGAGCTGTGCTGCGGCCTGGAGGACCTGCAGAGGGAACGGATCGTGTACAG AGACCTAAAGCCCGAGAACATCCTCCTGGACGACCGTG GACATATCCGGATTTCAGATCTTGGCTTAGCCCTGGAGGTCCCAGAAGGGGAGACAGTTCGCGGACGAGTTGGAACAGTCGGCTACATGG CTCCTGAGGTTATCAATAATGAACCCTACGCCTACGGCCCGGACTGGTGGGGGCTCGGCTGCCTGCTCTATGAGATGATTCAGGGACACTCTCCCTTCAGAAGATTCAAAGAGAAAGTCAAGCGGGAGGAGGTGGAGCGGCGCGTGAAGGAGGACACGGAGGAGTACTCCCCGCGGTTCTCGGAGGACACCGAGTCCATCTGCAGGATG TTACTCACCAAGAACCCCCAACAGCGCCTGGGCTGCATGGGTGACGGAGCCGCTGGCGTGCGAAAGCACCCCGTGTTCAAGAGCGTTAACTTCAAGAGGCTGGAAGTACACATGTTAGAGCCCCCGTTCTGCCCCGAC CCGCATGCGGTTTATTGTAAGGACGTCATGGACATCGACCAGTTCTCCACGGTGAGAGGCATCTACCTGGACGCCGCCGACACCACCTTCTACAGCCAGTTTGTCACGGGCTCTGTCTCCATCCCCTGGCAGAATGAG ATGATCGAGTCGGAATGTTTCAAGGACATCAACGAAAGTGAAAACGAGGAAACTTGGGACTTGCGTCTAGAAGACAAAAGCTGCCACCTGGGGCCAGCCCGCCCGCGGAGGGCAGGCTTCTTCCACAGGCTCTTCAGCAGAGGG GGCTGCCTGAATTAA
- the GRK4 gene encoding G protein-coupled receptor kinase 4 isoform X3, with amino-acid sequence MAGKVYACQVRATGKMYACKKLEKKRIKRRNGEAMALNEKRLLEKVQSRFIVSLCYSYETKDSLCLVLTLMNGGDLKFHIYNLGSPGFDEPRAVFYAAELCCGLEDLQRERIVYRDLKPENILLDDRGHIRISDLGLALEVPEGETVRGRVGTVGYMAPEVINNEPYAYGPDWWGLGCLLYEMIQGHSPFRRFKEKVKREEVERRVKEDTEEYSPRFSEDTESICRMLLTKNPQQRLGCMGDGAAGVRKHPVFKSVNFKRLEVHMLEPPFCPDPHAVYCKDVMDIDQFSTVRGIYLDAADTTFYSQFVTGSVSIPWQNEMIESECFKDINESENEETWDLRLEDKSCHLGPARPRRAGFFHRLFSRGGCLN; translated from the exons ATGGCTGGAAAG GTTTATGCCTGTCAAGTGAGAGCTACGGGGAAAATGTATGCCTGCAAAAagctagaaaagaaaagaataaaaaggaggaaTGGGGAAGCCATGGCCCTGAATGAGAAAAGACTCCTAGAAAAAGTGCAAAGTAGATTTATA GTGAGCTTATGCTACTCGTACGAAACCAAAGACTCCCTGTGCTTGGTGCTCACCCTCATGAACGGAGGGGACTTGAAGTTCCACATCTACAACCTGGGCAGCCCCGGCTTCGACGAGCCGAGAGCGGTGTTCTACGCGGCGGAGCTGTGCTGCGGCCTGGAGGACCTGCAGAGGGAACGGATCGTGTACAG AGACCTAAAGCCCGAGAACATCCTCCTGGACGACCGTG GACATATCCGGATTTCAGATCTTGGCTTAGCCCTGGAGGTCCCAGAAGGGGAGACAGTTCGCGGACGAGTTGGAACAGTCGGCTACATGG CTCCTGAGGTTATCAATAATGAACCCTACGCCTACGGCCCGGACTGGTGGGGGCTCGGCTGCCTGCTCTATGAGATGATTCAGGGACACTCTCCCTTCAGAAGATTCAAAGAGAAAGTCAAGCGGGAGGAGGTGGAGCGGCGCGTGAAGGAGGACACGGAGGAGTACTCCCCGCGGTTCTCGGAGGACACCGAGTCCATCTGCAGGATG TTACTCACCAAGAACCCCCAACAGCGCCTGGGCTGCATGGGTGACGGAGCCGCTGGCGTGCGAAAGCACCCCGTGTTCAAGAGCGTTAACTTCAAGAGGCTGGAAGTACACATGTTAGAGCCCCCGTTCTGCCCCGAC CCGCATGCGGTTTATTGTAAGGACGTCATGGACATCGACCAGTTCTCCACGGTGAGAGGCATCTACCTGGACGCCGCCGACACCACCTTCTACAGCCAGTTTGTCACGGGCTCTGTCTCCATCCCCTGGCAGAATGAG ATGATCGAGTCGGAATGTTTCAAGGACATCAACGAAAGTGAAAACGAGGAAACTTGGGACTTGCGTCTAGAAGACAAAAGCTGCCACCTGGGGCCAGCCCGCCCGCGGAGGGCAGGCTTCTTCCACAGGCTCTTCAGCAGAGGG GGCTGCCTGAATTAA